A window of the Nycticebus coucang isolate mNycCou1 chromosome 3, mNycCou1.pri, whole genome shotgun sequence genome harbors these coding sequences:
- the HMX3 gene encoding homeobox protein HMX3 yields the protein MPEPGPDAPSAASAQPPPPPPPPPAPKDSPFSIKNLLNGDHHRPPPKPQPPPRTLFSPASAAAAAAAAAAAKGALEGAAGFALSQVGDLAFPRFEIPAQRFALPAHYLERSPAWWYPYTLTTAGGHLPRPEASEKALLRDSSPASGTDRDSPEPLLKADPDHKELDSKSPDEIILEESDSEEGKKDGEAAPGAAGATVGTAAVTPGAEDWKKGTESPDKKPACRKKKTRTVFSRSQVFQLESTFDMKRYLSSSERAGLAASLHLTETQVKIWFQNRRNKWKRQLAAELEAANLSHAAAQRIVRVPILYHENSAAEGAAAAAAGAPVPVSQPLLTFPHPVYYSHPVVSSVPLLRPV from the exons ATGCCGGAGCCCGGGCCGGACGCCCCCAGCGCCGCTAGCGCGCaacccccgccgccgccgcccccacCTCCCGCGCCCAAGGATTCCCCATTCTCCATCAAGAACCTGCTCAACGGAGACCACCACCGGCCGCCCCCTAAGCCGCAGCCGCCCCCACGGACGCTCTTCTCGCCGGCctcagccgccgccgccgccgctgccgccgcggCGGCCAAGGGGGCCCTGGAGGGCGCCGCAGGCTTTGCCCTCTCGCAGGTGGGCGACCTGGCTTTCCCCCGCTTTGAGATCCCGGCGCAGAGATTTGCCCTGCCTGCGCACTACCTGGAGCGCTCCCCGGCCTGGTGGTACCCCTACACCCTGACCACCGCCGGCGGCCACCTCCCAAGACCTGAAG CCTCGGAGAAGGCCCTTCTGCGCGACTCCTCCCCAGCTTCGGGCACCGACCGCGACTCCCCGGAGCCGCTGCTCAAGGCCGACCCCGACCACAAAGAGCTGGACTCCAAGAGCCCGGACGAGATCATTCTGGAAGAGAGCGACTCCGAGGAAGGCAAGAAGGACGGCGAAGCGGCGCCGGGCGCGGCCGGAGCGACCGTAGGGACAGCCGCGGTCACGCCAGGCGCAGAGGACTGGAAGAAGGGAACCGAGAGTCCGGATAAGAAGCCGGCCTGCCGCAAGAAGAAGACGCGCACTGTCTTCTCGCGCAGCCAGGTCTTCCAGCTCGAGTCCACCTTCGACATGAAGCGCTACCTGAGCAGCTCCGAGCGCGCCGGCCTGGCCGCGTCCCTGCACCTCACCGAGACGCAGGTCAAGATCTGGTTCCAGAACCGCCGCAACAAGTGGAAGCGGCAGCTAGCGGCGGAGCTGGAGGCGGCCAACCTGAGCCACGCTGCGGCGCAGCGCATCGTGCGGGTGCCCATCCTCTACCACGAGAACTCAGCGGCTGAGGGCGCGGCGGCCGCGGCCGCGGGGGCCCCAGTGCCGGTCAGCCAGCCTCTGCTCACCTTTCCGCATCCCGTCTACTATTCGCACCCGGTGGTCTCGTCCGTGCCACTGCTACGGCCAGTCTGA
- the HMX2 gene encoding homeobox protein HMX2, producing the protein MGSKEDAGKGCPAAGGVSSFTIQSILGGGPSEAPREPAGWPARKRSLSVSSEEEEPDDGWKAPACFCPDSHGPQEPGPKHHPPIPFPCLGTPKGSGTAGPVGSDRTPFLSPSHPDFKEEKDRLLPAGSLSPGSERPRDGGAERQAGAAKKKTRTVFSRSQVYQLESTFDMKRYLSSSERACLASSLQLTETQVKTWFQNRRNKWKRQLSAELEAANMAHASAQTLVGMPLVFRDSSLLRVPVPRSLAFPAPLYYPGSNLSALPLYNLYNKLDY; encoded by the exons ATGGGCAGCAAGGAAGATGCAGGCAAGGGGTGTCCGGCTGCCGGTGGCGTCTCCAGCTTCACCATCCAGTCCATCCTGGGCGGGGGGCCCTCGGAGGCACCGCGGGAGCCGGCTGGCTGGCCTGCCAGGAAGCGCAGCCTGTCGGTGTCCTCGGAGGAGGAGGAGCCGGACGACGGCTGGAAGGCGCCTGCCTGCTTCTGCCCAGACTCGCACGGCCCTCAGGAGCCGGGCCCCAAGCACCACCCCCCCATCCCTTTTCCTTGCCTGG GTACCCCCAAGGGCAGCGGAACCGCGGGGCCAGTAGGCTCGGACCGCacacctttcctctctccttcgcACCCGGActttaaggaagagaaagacaggctCTTGCCCGCAGGGTCGTTGTCTCCAGGGTCCGAGCGGCCTCGAGACGGCGGCGCCGAACGGCAGGCTGGCGCGGCCAAGAAGAAGACCCGCACCGTCTTCTCGCGCAGCCAGGTGTACCAGCTCGAGTCCACCTTCGACATGAAGCGCTATCTGAGCAGCTCGGAGCGCGCCTGCCTCGCCTCCAGCCTGCAGCTTACCGAGACCCAGGTCAAGACTTGGTTCCAGAACCGCCGCAACAAGTGGAAGCGGCAGCTCTCAGCCGAGCTGGAGGCGGCCAACATGGCGCACGCGTCGGCGCAGACTTTGGTGGGCATGCCGCTGGTGTTCCGGGACAGCTCGCTGCTGCGCGTGCCGGTGCCGCGCTCCCTTGCCTTTCCCGCGCCGCTGTACTACCCGGGCAGCAACCTCTCGGCCTTACCACTCTACAACCTCTACAACAAGCTCGACTACTGA
- the BUB3 gene encoding mitotic checkpoint protein BUB3 isoform X2: MTGSNEFKLNQPPEDGISSVKFSPNTSQFLLVSSWDTSVRLYDVPANSMRLKYQHTGAVLDCAFYDPTHAWSGGLDHQLKMHDLNTDQENLVGTHDAPIRCVEYCPEVNVMVTGSWDQTVKLWDPRTPCNAGTFSQPEKVYTLSVSGDRLIVGTAGRRVLVWDLRNMGYVQQRRESSLKYQTRCIRAFPNKQGYVLSSIEGRVAVEYLDPSPEVQKKKYAFKCHRLKENNIEQIYPVNAISFHNIHNTFATGGSDGFVNIWDPFNKKRLCQFHRYPTSIASLAFSNDGTTLAIASSYMYEMDDTEHPEDGIFIRQVTDAETKPKST, encoded by the exons ATGACCGGTTCTAACGAGTTCAAGCTGAACCAGCCACCGGAGGATGGCATCTCCTCGGTGAAGTTCAGCCCCAACACCTCCCAGTTCCTGCTGGTCTCCTCTTGGGACACGTCCGTGCGCCTTTACGATGTGCCAGCCAACTCCATGAGGCTCAAGTACCAGCACACCGGTGCCGTCCTGGACTGCGCGTTCTAC GATCCAACACATGCCTGGAGTGGGGGATTAGATCATCAATTGAAAATGCATGATTTGAACACTGATCAAG aaAATCTTGTTGGAACCCACGATGCCCCTATCAGATGTGTTGAATACTGTCCAGAAGTGAATGTGATGGTTACTGGAAGTTGGGATCAAACAGTTAAATTATGGGATCCTAGAACTCCTTGTAATGCTGGGACCTTCTCTCAGCCTGAAAAG GTGTATACCCTCTCTGTGTCCGGTGACCGACTGATTGTGGGAACAGCAGGCCGCAGAGTGTTGGTGTGGGACTTACGGAACATGGGCTATGTGCAGCAGCGCAGGGAGTCCAGCCTGAAATACCAGACTCGATGCATAAGAGCATTTCCAAATAAGCAG GGTTATGTCTTAAGCTCTATTGAAGGCCGAGTGGCAGTTGAGTACTTGGACCCAAGCCCTGAGGtacagaagaaaaagtatgccTTCAAATGTCACagacttaaagaaaataatattgagcAGATTTACCCAGTCAATGCTATTTCCTTTCACAATATCCACAATACATTTGCCACAG GTGGTTCTGATGGATTTGTAAATATTTGGGATCCATTTAACAAAAAGCGACTGTGCCAGTTCCATCGGTACCCCACCAGCATCGCATCACTTGCCTTCAGTAATGATGGGACTACGCTCGCAATAGCATCATCTTATATGTATGAAATGGATGACACAGAACATCCTGAAGATGGTATCTTCATTCGCCAAGTGACAGATGCAGAAACAAAACCCAA GTCCACCTAA
- the BUB3 gene encoding mitotic checkpoint protein BUB3 isoform X1, protein MTGSNEFKLNQPPEDGISSVKFSPNTSQFLLVSSWDTSVRLYDVPANSMRLKYQHTGAVLDCAFYDPTHAWSGGLDHQLKMHDLNTDQENLVGTHDAPIRCVEYCPEVNVMVTGSWDQTVKLWDPRTPCNAGTFSQPEKVYTLSVSGDRLIVGTAGRRVLVWDLRNMGYVQQRRESSLKYQTRCIRAFPNKQGYVLSSIEGRVAVEYLDPSPEVQKKKYAFKCHRLKENNIEQIYPVNAISFHNIHNTFATGGSDGFVNIWDPFNKKRLCQFHRYPTSIASLAFSNDGTTLAIASSYMYEMDDTEHPEDGIFIRQVTDAETKPKSPCT, encoded by the exons ATGACCGGTTCTAACGAGTTCAAGCTGAACCAGCCACCGGAGGATGGCATCTCCTCGGTGAAGTTCAGCCCCAACACCTCCCAGTTCCTGCTGGTCTCCTCTTGGGACACGTCCGTGCGCCTTTACGATGTGCCAGCCAACTCCATGAGGCTCAAGTACCAGCACACCGGTGCCGTCCTGGACTGCGCGTTCTAC GATCCAACACATGCCTGGAGTGGGGGATTAGATCATCAATTGAAAATGCATGATTTGAACACTGATCAAG aaAATCTTGTTGGAACCCACGATGCCCCTATCAGATGTGTTGAATACTGTCCAGAAGTGAATGTGATGGTTACTGGAAGTTGGGATCAAACAGTTAAATTATGGGATCCTAGAACTCCTTGTAATGCTGGGACCTTCTCTCAGCCTGAAAAG GTGTATACCCTCTCTGTGTCCGGTGACCGACTGATTGTGGGAACAGCAGGCCGCAGAGTGTTGGTGTGGGACTTACGGAACATGGGCTATGTGCAGCAGCGCAGGGAGTCCAGCCTGAAATACCAGACTCGATGCATAAGAGCATTTCCAAATAAGCAG GGTTATGTCTTAAGCTCTATTGAAGGCCGAGTGGCAGTTGAGTACTTGGACCCAAGCCCTGAGGtacagaagaaaaagtatgccTTCAAATGTCACagacttaaagaaaataatattgagcAGATTTACCCAGTCAATGCTATTTCCTTTCACAATATCCACAATACATTTGCCACAG GTGGTTCTGATGGATTTGTAAATATTTGGGATCCATTTAACAAAAAGCGACTGTGCCAGTTCCATCGGTACCCCACCAGCATCGCATCACTTGCCTTCAGTAATGATGGGACTACGCTCGCAATAGCATCATCTTATATGTATGAAATGGATGACACAGAACATCCTGAAGATGGTATCTTCATTCGCCAAGTGACAGATGCAGAAACAAAACCCAA GTCACCATGTACTTGA